The Culex quinquefasciatus strain JHB chromosome 2, VPISU_Cqui_1.0_pri_paternal, whole genome shotgun sequence genome contains the following window.
ttataaaattaaattgatcaAAGAGTAACACTTTAAGCTGATTGATTGAAAcagttcaaaaataatttgaagttttgtgaaattttaatgcACAGGTccggtaaaaaaaatcacaaaaagaaTTTTATCGTCAGATCTGCAATTTTTCAAATCTAACTATTGTAAAATGACTGTACTGATGTACAACATGCAactctcaaaaaaaatctttgcaagTGTTTCTGGACTTAATTTCCTTCAAGAAAGCTCTCTGCTACTTCAAACCAGTTCTGgtcatcaagaaaaaaaagtgcacgTGTTGATTAGCGCCACTTTTACTCCGAAACATCAACCGGCAACGACCGACCGGCGCTTGCATCAACGACACTGTCCCTCTGCCCTCTGGGACCTTCGCCCAAGGAGGTCCTCGGTAAGTACATAAGCTTGTAGCAGATTACCAGCGGCGCGTACACGTGTTATCGGTCTTTGGCGCGTTGATGCCGCCTCAAGCTAAAGCTGGACTTTCAAGTTTTGGCGCTCACTCAACCGGGCTTCCAAACAGCTTCCAGATTCCAAATTAAGAATTCCTCTTATCAATGAAGCTGCGCGCGTTCAACTCGCTTGGAGGAAGTTGACTTTACGCGGGATTTTTAACAGTTGGATGATGGagttttgaaactttgaaaataatggCAAACTTAAAAATTTGGTATTAAAGTTCCTCCATTATAGCTTACCGTGGTCAATTTCGCCATTTTAAAACCATATTCACTTCAGTTAACACCACGTTACAGTTTCATTAAACCCACCCAATATGAAGCCATTATCAGTGGTTTACATCCCGTTTTCTTAAGGTTCGCACCACTCCAGTGCGTTCAAGGAAGAGCTAAACGAGACAAACATTCCGGCTGCTCACTCCCGAGATTCGATAAGCAtactttcaattaaaatttctgAACTCCACACCGTTAAGCTTTCATTTTTACACTTTTAGTCACTCGCAGTTGCTACAATTGATGCAAAATATCGAGATTTTCCACACCACGTTGACAGCCTGATCTATCTGCAGTGCAGAACGTGTATCAATCTGCATCAACCGCGGAGAAGGAGAAGAGATCAATCAAGATGGGAATAAATTAATCCCTCCATTCGTCGAGGGACAAATTAATCGAGCAGCATTCGCCGGAACGAGATCTGATGGCTGATCCATCCgattgacgacgacgacgatggttgTAATTGTCTTGAATCTCGTTGTTGACTTCGTAGGTCTTCAAGAGATTGTAGGTTTAGCTAGTTTGTAGTTTATTAGGTATCGAGAGTCTCGTTGGTTGGTGCAGTGAGCGAAGAATCGATTGCAATCGTAGTCCATGCCCCGGGTTGATACCGAATGACAGCTATCAATCGTCGGTTTGTCAACACTGGCACCAAGTTGGATCAGGTTGAAGCAATTTGATCCATGACTGGATTGATGGTGTTTTGTTGTGATTTCTGCAATTAATCCACGTTTTAATCTTTTAGATTGAAAATCACTCCCCGTTATCAACGCCATCCGCCATTCCGCCGGTTTGCCATAAAACAAAACCTCGCGCGACATTTGTCAAACCGCCATAATGGCCGCTAAGCCGATCGTTACCTATGGGTTTCGCCACCACCCCCAATTCCTCTCTGAGTGGACCATTTCCGACACCGCGAAAATAGAAACTCAACACGACGTAACGAACTCTTCGGGCGACGGGAGAACAATCGCTGCCATTTTTTAAACCATAGCCCAATTCACAcggatttattattttttattgcctTATACCCAACCACGGCGGGCGGCCGAGAAGCGGAGCTAAAGAGCCGGCGGATGCAGTGCAGTGTGGTGGAGCGATATCTTTGGCGGTGCTTTTGCACCATCTACCTTATACTACAACGAGTaccggtgttgttgttgttgtggggtGGTAGTTAGTAGCAGCTATCGCTTAAGCCTAAAACGGTCACTAAACGGATGTAGTGCGTTATGCATGGTCCAGTTGACATGCAGCAAGCTTTTTATCAACCAAAATATCTTAACTTGATCTGAACATATGACTAGTCTGAACTTTTTTTCCACAACAATTGTCTATGGAAGTAAATAGTTTgaagaaacatttttaatttttgaataaaaactaaattaacgtgaagactttcaTCAtcaccatgatttttcgttcaaaaatataaattttgcgccgctatcaatattttgacaaaattgcttctacaagttgtttagaatagtgccctacacatgctgattccttttggtaacgattatcccattccttgcaaagttatagaaatcatcattaatcaatgattgccaactaggacgtcattGATTGTACCAcacaattatataaattttgaaacacgttTCATTTAGACCAAAAATTTTTCAGTGGCtccaagaaggcaacaaccggcgcAAGCTGATtcatttggtgcagaaattcgttaactTGAGTTCAGtacagagaattttagagtgatgatcaattttcgtcgaaaatgatcaacggcttcaccttaagggttacatacatgtagaaaatcacaaaatttcgtatcacagaaaatttattaaatctacTAATATATGATTTTCATTCACTCCTAAAAGTTTCATTAAGATACTTCATGattaaggctctgaaaggcatcattcccgatcggccatatggcggccatctttgtttatggaaaaacattcaaatctggattcagaatgtttcaatcaaaaaatgactttcggtgtgttgtttgttgaagcatttttcaaatagtgattaatttttcatttcaatctactgtttctggaccctgaattcaggaccctgaattcaggaccaccattgacagtcattgcccctaGAGTGAGAGACACCTTCTACGACCATAAACTGAGTAAGAAACGATTTAAGAATCCACAGCAACGAACaaagtcttcttattccaaaattgtcaacaacGGGGTtataaaattagtcaaactttgttgtgaaTTACTTTGTGAACAGTACTTTAtgggataaataaaaaaatatttcggtagtacccgtagttttaaAGATAATAAAATGTCTGAAATAAAAATCTGAATGCAAAAGCTctagttctgttttttttaattttgaaattaaatatgtctttattgaactttcttataataattacatttcttttacatgctaagtggtatggcctaatgctcttcatctttgttgtatttttcgtttaattattaactgatcacatttattttatttacttcaaattgttttacattattgcattgaagcgaatacatttgggtaaaaaagaaaaaaaaatcactttaacaactaatcctaacttagaactaaaaaataaataaattcattgaaatattcaaaatcactagaacgagtaaactacgaactgtatttcaagataaatcctccaagcgttcttacttgttccgcacgagttttgcaaccgcgcagtgttgttgtcatctcgatgataatgttcaaaagttcttgtggtgaaaacaggtcactattttatatattttatatataaaatatatattttatatatattttatatacaaatttgctagaatttaaggaaatcgaaaccataaatttctgctttgccttcccgatgcttcgaacgcctatgaaatatttcacgtgaaatgtttcgcatttttagtaatcttataattttattttatttaattgttttgacattaactacagcgttcgaacaaactttaaatggaagttgatgttagaattcatcaaataacacagttttgatatttataatgcgaacttatatccaaataattgggtcctaaaatgaagcttagattgctgatattattgtttacagcgataaagcttatttttctgagtacaatgaccctttatacgagcacaaagagtttaaaatggatttttaaatcaattttgaaaaattaacctcgcggtccttcttgacagaaaagctcctacttgacagcaaggggaccatagttgatccatcgaaaaaatgttgtcttgtcgaaaaaaaaatttgcattaaaatgaaaaaagtgatcagaaatggtttttaatcgtgttttttaccgttgtacataaaaattaacatagggctttagtacccaattgattaaacaagatgaagtgtccgggtttcgaagcgtccgggaattcgaatcatgacgttactgccttcatccgttgatgatggttggttttccctcggttgctgactgaagcctggaggtgttgtattctctgcaactctttgccgctgattcaacggcaatggctgcagatttggaaccactcgagtagatcctgctcctggtgacgccaaagcagcaaaatccacgtccgtgtatgctggtggtgttttgcgacgatttggttggtgcctcgtcgtcgcttgctgccgaattttacaaacccagcacgttttgggcagcatcgattcttggtagaatggtcacCGCCGcgattgaagcatttggcttcattgttctcgttgattgtatTGCACAGTTGATCACAATACtcgatgtccttgttgtgtctcgtcatcttgaagacttcgatcacgttcaacttaagagttttgagctcttctttcgacacactcacatccatgtcgtacaggcctcggaggacctgtttcatggggcgtttacctggatcgtcatagctgtagtattcaatctttgtgttcaggaaatcccgaacgtagttgtaatcctttctggtaggtagcagaattttgagtccatcagcacacaagtgAATGGaagaagctcgtaaagcaccagatttgataaacccggtcagccactttcgcaccgaatccgatgacgatgttttcacaaaaatgggtggcaacttttcccgtcgttcaaattcttccttttcgctcacgtccacagggagggtggcgaactggtttccagacgaattttgagcgtccttgctcaaactgcctggctttgcaggtagcgcttcggcattctttagcttcttcaaatctgcagatcctgctggtgaggaccgcctctttttaataaaatgcaaacatcaaaaactgacgatttttttatgaaaacacaaaaatattttttatctttttatttaataaactgTTTGAAAACGAACGGTTTAAGAAGCAGTATTTTTAGATTCTGCTcactttgttctagaggtcgtatcgaggtgctccgatttggatgaaactttcagcgtttgtttgtctatacatgagatgaactcatgccaaatatgagccttctACTACAAATGGAAgtgggggtaaaacgggcattgaagtttgaggtcaataaaacatatttttatatgtaCATCCacgattggtttgactttttctcatagcttttgcaaattactgttaaaaatttattttattagtttttaacttttaactgtttactttttatgaaattatgctATGGGAGTGTGAAATgtgattgaaattaaataaaacgtcATAATACTTATGTGTCATGAATtccataatttatttaaatcaaatttttggaaaCATTGTCCAAATTGTAAGTAATTATCAGTACTGACGGTCGAGATCGGTATGATTGTATAGaataaatacaattttacacggttcaaaaaattaaaacaagaaaaaaaacagatcaAAATTAAAGTCAAGTAAGGATAAAACCAATCCACATTTACAGAAATTTACTGTAGTCAAGTCTAAACCCGAGCCACGCCTTGTTCTCGTCAAAGCACCCGTACGGATCCTCCTCGCGCAACTCCTTGTTCACCTCCATCATCACCGTGTCGAAAAGCTTCCGCTTGGTCTGCAAACGTCCCCCTCCGGAGGCCGTCGCCACCGCCGTTTCCGGGTGATTCTGCTTCTTGCCCGTCTTTTTAGTCGAGGTTGTCGCCGTTTCCGCCTCCTGGTCCGGGTTGGTGCTGTTGTTGTTGGGTGTGTTTTTGTTGGCGAAGAACTGAGTCCCGCCAGGTTTGGAGCGTTgcagaagctgctgctgctcgagATCCCCCACCGATTTGTGGCGCTGGCGTTGGCGGTTGGCCGATTGGTTGCCCCCTGTGGTAGCGGCGTTACTCGGTTTGTCAAAGTATTTGCCGTTGCTTGGCTTGCCGGCTGATCCGGGGACGGGGGAGTTGGCGTTGTTGGCGGTGCCCTTGTGTTTGTTCTTTTGCATCTTTTCCAGCCACTTTTTGAGCCGCTTGACGAAGGGGAGAATCATGAAGAACGAGTTACCGGTCATGCTGAGgttgtctttgacaaagttttcGTTCTTCGTCACCGGCAGCAGGTCGATCGGGAACCATTCGCAGCACTTGATCTCGTTGCGGGTTCGCGGGATGAAGATCGTCGACTGGGGCACTCCGGAAACAAGGTAGAGCCGCGTGTACTGATAGTTGATGACCAGCTCGATGTACTCGGTGGGGACGATCAGGTTCTTGATGTCGTACCCGGTCTCCTCGTAAACTTCACGAATGGCACAATGCAGAGGTTCCTCGTTTTCGTTGATCTTTCCCTTCGGAAAGCCCCACGAAGACTTGGCCCAGTAGGACTGGACCAGCAGGACCTGCTTCAGATCCTCCGACAAAATGATTGCACCGTACGTCGGCACCGACAGCTTATACTGCTTCCAATCTTCCAGGATTTTGTCCACATACATCAGATGAGGCTGTAGGAACGGAATGTgctgcaaaacaaaacaaaattatcgaAAAGATCAACCAAACTTCTCAAACAAACCAAACCTGAAACAGCTGAAAAGCGAACTGCTTAATTCCGAACCGTTCCTTCTGCATCGAGCAGTAAAAGTCCAAGTAGAACCAGTGGGCCAGCTCGATTTGGAAGCAGATCCGGATCAGGTTGTTGCGCTCCTCGACCGGAACGTTGATTATAAACCGGCTGCCCAAATCGTCCAGAATGTCCGTGCCGATTGCGTGCGGCTGGTTGTTGCGTGGCGCTTTGCGATCCTGCTGGACCGCCGCGAGGTACGCCTCCGCTTGGAGGGCGGCGGACATTTTCGGGTTTGGCGGTGACTTGAACGGAGTTTTACACTAAAAATCTAGCAGCGGatgcttttgttgttttgaaaagctgatGCGAAGTTTTCGAGACGAAACGAATGACGTTCGGGGGGTGATTCAATGGCTTGTTTACATCAGGGAAGTACTAGAATAAGAAGTTCAGGTAGATAACACGCTGAAATTTATTTGAAGATTTGTTACtttgtattaattttttaactttttcggaACAAAATattatctagattttttttttaaaaggtccaataaaccagattttcagtttttgctttttgggttttttttaatacccctgaccgAGCCCCTGACTTTGGCtgtcgatccctaagttgctatggggcgcgcgttcgattcccgccttatcctcctgggccttctatcggatggggaagtaaaacgtcggtccatttgcgtaaaagaggttctggatgactcaccacacataaccttcggacgcttagagatgagcagaaacttgcaacagagaccataaaagacccgggggtcgttaaagtgaattgctttgctttttgtctTCCTCACCACCTataaaaatcactcgaaaatggaacttcttaaatacacctcctagatataccttcacgtatacatatcgactcagaatcaaattctgagcaaatgtctgtggggatgtgtgtagacctcggtgtagacatgattttgttccacacgattatctcggaactgactgaaccgattttggccgagTTAGCCTTTTTtggttcgttttggggtcccataagaccctattaaaaatCATTCAGTTTAGTGAAGTATTGAAAATGCTATGGTATTAAAAAGTTTTTCGTGGatacaaaaagggtgatttgCATCTTTTTGCTTACTCGCCAGAGCCGCACAGTATGCGTATCGCCCGGATGCCACATTgattcaaatgagagtctgccttttttctggaaaaagtctgtattaattatgtcgctgaataattttgtattgatttaaaaGACTTACACGAACATTAATGTGAAATATACAACTCAAAAgacaaaatttactaaaacttaGTTAAATAAGGAGTTTTTGTTTTCGCTgtatttccaacgagtctaaaacattaaagatctggcaaccctgtctctagttctgaccacttaagtgatatttatgtacttctttgtagccggatctcacttaaatgtatgtaaacaatgtccggatccatcatccaacccatcgttggtaaggtaatggaaagacctttccaacgaatctaaaacattgaagatctggcaaccctgtctcgagtgctgcccacttaagtgatatttatgtacttctttgtagccggatctcacttaaatgtatgtaaacaatgtccggatccatcatccaacccatcgttggtaaggtaatcgaaagacctttccaacgagtctaaaacattaaagatctggcaaccctgtctcaagctatgaccacttatgatgccacttatgagcccttgagtgatatactgccgctctaatctagtccgtcccatatgtattttggtcaaatttgaaataaacttaccaaaagtattgttttcgcaTGTTCTTTAAGCCtatttgataaaaaagctatgtttgttctaaaaattccaaaataaaaatcacttttgtgctgtcccatatgtaaaataaaggcaagtcagttccttctatattaatgtcttataaattgatttaataaatttggaattgtttaaatttcacCGACTACGGCTCTTGGAACCCGTAAAACTTGGAATCATCATTCATAGTATGAATCAAAATTCATACCTAAAGcattatttgtaaattttgaggcATGGCTTTTGGACCTTTTATATAAGCATCTACCAAGGACAGATAAACTACATACCATTAGGGCTAAGATTCCATAAAACGAGTTCTATTACATCTTTAATTAATATTCCTGGTCCTGTTTCTGGAAGAGTTTTCATTTCCGGGAATGTTTGACAGTGGATTTCCAATTTAGGGTCCAAATGCATGCAGTCAAATATCACTTGTCTCTGCAGCATTAAAGAAATAGTCACGTCACTTGTAAAATTCCAAAAGTGAGTAGTTTTGATGGATTAATCCTTTTAATTCGTTCAAAGTCTGGAATAAATgaacattttaatcattttgtgaaaataacttGGAAATCTTCCAAAACAAACCTTGAACTGACACTTAAAATACTGGTTTACATGTACAAGCCTACCTTGATAAGATGATTGACTTGCCTCTATTTATGGGTAAATAAAGTCAAGTCAGTTCCGTCTAGAAAACTGTAGATATTTACCacaaaaatttatgatttaagAAACAAATTTATGCTAGGGGTATTATTTGAActaatattgaaataattgtaTAACAATTAaccaaaaatttgttgatttggaATGTGAAAAATGGTGAAACACTTTCAGGGCTTCTGACGGCGTTATCTCAGCACccactttttacatatgggacggactagattagagcggcagtataaggctttctaggcccagtgaaaaaatataatttaactcaaaattatgaactcctcgtcacagtgtcctgatgcaaacaatgatcgagctgtagctgtcacagccctgcgaagtatgttgtctgatatatcgggcagtcagtcaaaaaccagctagaagtcgcctgacaaaaaacttttgctagaaagagataggaaacctgatgcaaacaaacgtccagctgtcatgtaaacatactttcaatgtgttggtaaatttgtgactagaaagccttatatgtGTTTTCAGCTATTCCAcatcaaacaggaagtctccaaatcaaaagtgctccgatttggctcaaattttgagtgagggttctttggcccaaataattagacccgtttttttttgtctggcgattagggtggtcctatccgaaatagggtggttcaTAATGTTGCGatattcgtcgattttcgcaaaaaaaaacacatttttctgaaccaattttggagcaccacaattcaaaagaaaggttattagttgagctttttaggaaaaatatgttgaggtccaaaaaaactagctgaatatttgaaaaggtcctatgaaaatttcaattgccgattcaaggtctcgggaccaaagagcccatgtctgaaaatatttgtccGTGATTCCTTGTTATATTTTACGtaacacgtttcggagatatgattttttaaacataaaaaccgggtttttcgggaaaatgacggAAACGGGTAAAaagcaacttttttcactaaaactgcgataacttgaaaatttcagcgatgacctatacagtatgtaaaaaaagtatttacaccccttgggcactatgcacatttcgtgatgaaacatgtaaaaaatgtaaagtttgacaggaacctagtactacgttttgttcagaaactcatgccaaacattttgctacaaaagctcatgaaaagatgatttcaatgaaaagttatataacaaatactattacgaaaataaaggtgcaaaaaagtttgtacacctttcgaaaaattaacataaataatgttatttgttgacaaatcaccataaatccagtctcccaactccaaataggcatccttgacagattaaaaaaataatttggatttaatataaaaattactaacttcttagtataaaagtttatataactctggaaattctatataaaacttatctaaacttaattttgcaaacttttaattcaactaaatgtcaatatattaccatagaattgctaaataaacattttggagtgggtataacaccgttttgggggtatttgtatcgatagaatagattttttgtttgaatttcgtaccaacccggaattacgtcgtcggaaaatctgccggaatctgaaccggtccacaattcacaagtcaacctatgtggcatcagaaagggcataaaatttccgatcttttgatacccatacatccaggttttctataaaacccacgtttttaaatacctaagcaaaaacgttgttatggtttcgttcgagcaacctgccaaaaatgtatggaatttcgtaatttttgttctcgtggatcaaacttactttttgcccaggtatttaaaaacgtaggttttcaagaaaacctagatgtatgggtatcaaaagatcgtaaattttatgccctttccgattccacataggttgacttgtaaattgtggaccggttcggatgccggcggattttcctacgacgtaattccgggttggtacgaaattccaacgaaaaatctattctatcgatacaaatacccccaaaacggtgttataccctctccaaaatgtttttttagtttctatggtaatatattgacacttagttgaattaaaagtttgcaaaattaattttagataagttttatatagaatttccagagttatataaacttttatactaagtagttagtaaactttatattcaatccaaattatttttttaatctgtcaaggatgcctatttggagttgggagactggatttatggtgatttgtcaataaataacattatttatgttaatttttcgaaaggtgtacaaactttttttgcaccttttttattttcgaaatagtttttgttatgtaacttttattgaaatcatctttttgagcttttgtaccaaaatgtttggcatgagtttttgaacaaaacgtagtactaggttcctgtcaaactttaaattttttacatgtttcatcacagaatgtgcatagtgcccaaggggtgtaaatacttttttgacatactgtacatgtttgggtacgcaagacgcaacttttggtacccagatatgtataggtcatcgctgaaattttcaagttatcgcagttttagtgaaaagttaatttttacccgattttgtcattttcccgtttttgcgtgCGGCgtgtcgaaaaccccagtttttttCACACTTTGATGCTAGTCTTAAACTGGAAAttaggtttattggaccttttaaaaaaaaccccaaatattattattcatgttttctcattttttcaccAACATTCTTGTGAACGTTTACGTACATCTAAAACGACTAAGTCTTAGTCCTGAACTAGCATAGAGCCGTAGGTTATAAGGTTATTGCCTCGGTTATTGCccaaaaacactttaaatattgcttattgcgagataaaatcacgtttctccatcgctgtgagtgacaggagattattgccgcctaactaccgcagtgtaaaaatcagcaagttgaactgaaattctgcgttgatttggctgtcaacttggtttgttttgaatattttccaaaaagtcagctggaaactcaaggcaacctttgacaacagccaaaaatttgttctgcggctgtcatgcggccATTATCctgcggtcgtatcaccgcgcgtgaactctaattattaacgcccgcgataataattattttcagaATAAAGATATTTTTCACTGTGCACACTGCGTCGACGAAACCCACCAAAACATTATAGTACTCCAACATATTCTGACAGCTCTCACTTCAAGTCGACGTTCAATCCGTGTCTGCACTTGTGTTTACGTCGGGAATCTTTTTTCCTCGCGAAAAAAGGAAGTTAATTGGCTCCGTTTCCGGCTGTGAAACCTCTAGCAGGTTGAAAAAGTGATATTAAAAAGGCTGAACAGAAAATCAAGTGTAAAAATCTGCGTTTCGAAGACAACTTTCCAATTTTCAACTGCAAATTGCTTTTTGCGtcattgttcattttttttcctctttcGTGGACACCAGTCGACATTCGCTGCAAACGTCAAACTCGAAAGCCTCTTGTTGACAAACTCCGCCACACTTCAGCTGTGTGTGTTGTGGGTTGGTTGGTCCACAAAGCAAAGAGGTGGTCCAGAAGCAAGGAGGGAGTTTGGGGTGGAAAAGTGTAAAGTAATTTTTCTCTttcgtgtgtgtttttttttttcctgggtgcaaAATAATCcagttctgctgctgctggcacaCTAGTCTAGCCAGGCCCTGTCTCTTTCTCGCGTGGCCCCCTTGTTCCAACCTTAGTGTGTTTACCCATAAGAAACTAGAAGAGGAATAAAACAACTCGAAGTGAATGATCTAAGATCTGCCGAATGGTTCAATAATTGATGCACCAGAACACGCCTCCCGTGCTGCTGGATTGCTAGAGTGTTGCGAAATGTGCCTGTGAAgcaaccagaaaaaaagaacggaAGAATCGGAAAGTCACGTAATTTCCTATCCGCTGCTGACTCTGCGACCAATACTGTCCTCGTCGTTTCACCTGTGGAGAGAGAGCGTTCATTTGCTTGCAGCAGCTGCCCGCGATAAAAGTGTGTCGATATGGCAGACAATAggtgagaaaaaaaagtcttcCTTTCTGCTGCGCGAATGTTTACTTACTCATAAGACCATCCCTCCCCCTCCCC
Protein-coding sequences here:
- the LOC6045051 gene encoding m7GpppN-mRNA hydrolase: MSAALQAEAYLAAVQQDRKAPRNNQPHAIGTDILDDLGSRFIINVPVEERNNLIRICFQIELAHWFYLDFYCSMQKERFGIKQFAFQLFQHIPFLQPHLMYVDKILEDWKQYKLSVPTYGAIILSEDLKQVLLVQSYWAKSSWGFPKGKINENEEPLHCAIREVYEETGYDIKNLIVPTEYIELVINYQYTRLYLVSGVPQSTIFIPRTRNEIKCCEWFPIDLLPVTKNENFVKDNLSMTGNSFFMILPFVKRLKKWLEKMQKNKHKGTANNANSPVPGSAGKPSNGKYFDKPSNAATTGGNQSANRQRQRHKSVGDLEQQQLLQRSKPGGTQFFANKNTPNNNSTNPDQEAETATTSTKKTGKKQNHPETAVATASGGGRLQTKRKLFDTVMMEVNKELREEDPYGCFDENKAWLGFRLDYSKFL